In Triticum urartu cultivar G1812 chromosome 6, Tu2.1, whole genome shotgun sequence, the following proteins share a genomic window:
- the LOC125515622 gene encoding putative F-box/kelch-repeat protein At3g17540 — protein MARRSSRKTKLQTVLTDLPDALIVEILSRLPLKLLCCCKCVDTHWYCLISHPEHLKKLPQTLSGFFFDTEDIGRCPKVARHFANIGEPPQIDPSFPFLPPEFELVRLEDCCDGLLLCCSSQHPFRRLVCNPATERWVVLPALPADSSCVAQEDTFHLVFDRDVSSHFHVFQIVLKDWRRVAGINIYSSGTGSWNFMESGWDSDSTICGRCVFHQGMLHFVSAQSTVVSVDVEGKKWRAISVPEGVERSELGFLARSQGHLHYMVHTGIRQEVSIWCLEKHDSDEWTLKHRVSNNKLLNARGKVYYYEYYIISCHPDRSLICYANHRDKTLMAYDTDREEARVLCTFGRGDLVSCFPYVPLFSDSSVPLSS, from the coding sequence ATGGCGAGGAGATCTAGCAGGAAGACAAAATTGCAGACTGTTCTCACCGACCTCCCTGATGCACTCATCGTCGAGATCCTGTCACGGCTGCCACTTAAGTTGCTGTGCTGCTGCAAGTGTGTCGACACGCACTGGTACTGCCTCATCTCCCATCCCGAACACCTCAAGAAGCTCCCACAGACCCTCTCCGGCTTCTTCTTTGACACTGAAGACATAGGGCGCTGTCCCAAAGTAGCTCGGCACTTTGCCAATATCGGTGAACCACCTCAGATTGATCCCAGTTTCCCCTTCTTGCCGCCTGAGTTTGAGCTTGTCAGGCTGGAAGACTGTTGTGATGGCCTTCTCCTGTGCTGCTCTTCTCAGCATCCGTTCCGCCGTTTAGTTTGCAATCCTGCTACAGAGAGATGGGTCGTGTTACCCGCGTTGCCAGCTGACTCCAGTTGTGTAGCTCAGGAAGACACCTTTCATTTGGTTTTCGACCGTGATGTTTCCTCCCATTTCCATGTGTTTCAGATTGTGTTGAAAGATTGGCGGCGGGTGGCGGGCATAAATATATACTCCTCGGGAACTGGGTCATGGAACTTCATGGAAAGTGGGTGGGACTCTGATTCCACAATTTGTGGCAGATGTGTGTTTCATCAAGGGATGCTGCATTTTGTCAGCGCTCAGTCTACAGTAGTGTCGGTAGATGTGGAGGGGAAGAAATGGAGGGCAATTTCAGTGCCAGAAGGAGTGGAAAGGTCTGAGCTTGGTTTTCTTGCTCGGTCCCAAGGGCACTTGCATTACATGGTGCACACAGGGATTCGTCAAGAAGTTTCCATCTGGTGTCTTGAGAAGCATGATTCGGATGAATGGACGCTGAAGCACCGTGTGAGCAATAACAAGTTGCTGAACGCGAGAGGTAAAGTCTACTACTATGAATACTATATCATCTCGTGTCATCCAGATCGTAGTTTGATTTGCTACGCTAATCATCGAGACAAGACATTGATGGCGTATGACACTGATCGCGAGGAGGCTCGCGTTCTCTGCACTTTTGGGCGAGGCGATTTGGTATCATGTTTTCCCTATGTTCCGCTGTTCAGCGATTCGAGTGTTCCCCTGAGTAGCTAG
- the LOC125515623 gene encoding disease resistance protein RGA5-like → MAMEAALVSVATGVLKPVIGKLTTLLGNEYKRFKTVRKEIKSLTNELAAMEAFLLKMSEEEDPDVQDKVWMNEVRELSYDMEDAIDDFMQSIGDKDEKPDGFIEKIKNSLGKLGKMKARRRIGKEIQDLKKQIKEVGERNARYKGRETFSKTVNATVDPRALAIFEHASKLVGIDKPKAEIIKLLTEEDVRASEQQQQQQLKIVSIVGSGGMGKTTLANQVYQELKGQYECWAFVSVSRNPDMTNILRTILSEVAKKDYGCTEVGSIQQLINKITYFLADKRYFVVVDDIWDMDTWDIIKCAFPATNSTGRIITTTRINNVAHSCCSSFNGRIYNIRALDMVHSRQLFHRRLFKSDEDCPSYLQEICEQILEKCHGLPLAIIAISGLLANIEKTEELWNQVKESIGRALERNPNVEGMMKILSLSYFDLPLYLKTCLLYLSVYLEGSTIEKEGLIRRWVAEGFIHREGRYTAYEFGEKCFNELLNRGLIQPGESDIYREVKSCRVHDTILDFVISKSIEENFVTILGVPTLTIRSKSKVVRRLCVQGVEKGNSAVLIEDLVFSHVRSLTMVRGLLEIPSLEEFRHLHVLDLMGCFEWEDHHLENIVRLFQLRYLNLQGTRISKLPEQIGRLGCLEILDLRRTHVRELPASVVNLRKLMHLLVEGHVKFPDGIAKMQALETLKDVDASIQPLDFLCGLGQLMNLRNLRIHLDFEVDPDTEDRNMVGEEHEKALVSSLCKLGTQNLGSLTIYGWGNLLHEESLCLPTLKDLTISGLPASWQVSTCMGSLRNLQRLCLSVEVLKQGDLCTLGALPSLLVLYLVGKTESNGKLRITGGVGFRFLKIFIYDAYSKPVDLMFGTGSMPKLEKLDLIGFRMVEANTLGFGIENLPCLTSVECIWFKGDDGIVEAVKSAMERAASRHPNHPSLFFLKSSMARRF, encoded by the exons ATGGCCATGGAGGCAGCTCTCGTGAGCGTGGCGACGGGGGTCCTCAAACCTGTCATAGGGAAGCTGACCACTCTGCTCGGCAATGAGTACAAGCGTTTCAAAACAGTTCGCAAGGAGATCAAGTCCCTCACTAATGAGCTCGCCGCCATGGAGGCTTTTCTCCTCAAGATGTCGGAGGAGGAGGATCCTGATGTGCAGGATAAAGTGTGGATGAATGAGGTGCGGGAGCTGTCCTATGACATGGAGGATGCCATCGATGACTTCATGCAAAGCATCGGTGACAAGGACGAAAAGCCAGATGGCTTCATTGAGAAGATCAAGAACTCACTAGGGAAGTTGGGGAAGATGAAGGCTCGTCGTCGGATTGGCAAGGAGATCCAAGATCTGAAGAAACAAATCAAAGAGGTGGGTGAGAGGAATGCAAGGTACAAGGGTCGTGAGACCTTCTCCAAGACGGTCAATGCGACTGTTGATCCTAGAGCTCTTGCTATATTTGAGCATGCATCGAAGCTCGTCGGAATCGATAAGCCCAAGGCTGAGATAATCAAGCTGTTAACAGAAGAGGATGTTCGTGCTTCagagcaacaacaacaacaacaactgaAGATTGTCTCCATCGTTGGATCTGGAGGTATGGGCAAAACAACTCTTGCAAACCAAGTGTATCAAGAGCTCAAAGGACAATACGAGTGTTGGGCTTTCGTCTCAGTTTCACGAAATCCAGACATGACCAATATCTTGAGAACCATTCTAAGTGAAGTGGCTAAGAAAGATTATGGTTGTACGGAAGTGGGGAGTATACAACAACTCATCAACAAGATCACTTATTTCCTAGCAGACAAAAG GTACTTTGTTGTTGTTGACGATATATGGGACATGGATACCTGGGATATTATTAAGTGTGCATTCCCTGCTACAAACTCTACCGGTAGAATAATCACGACTACCCGTATAAACAATGTCGCTCATTCATGTTGTTCATCATTCAATGGCCGTATTTACAATATAAGGGCTCTTGATATGGTGCACTCAAGACAGTTATTTCACAGAAGGTTATTCAAGTCTGATGAAGATTGCCCTTCATACCTTCAAGAAATTTGTGAGCAGATATTGGAAAAATGCCATGGGTTACCTTTGGCGATCATTGCTATATCTGGCTTGTTGGCTAACATAGAAAAAACAGAAGAGCTATGGAATCAAGTGAAAGAGTCAATTGGTCGTGCACTTGAAAGAAATCCTAATGTCGAAGGAATGATGAAGATATTGTCGCTTAGTTACTTTGATCTGCCTCTTTATCTAAAAACATGTCTCTTATATCTGAGTGTATATCTTGAAGGTTCTACTATTGAGAAGGAGGGACTGATAAGAAGATGGGTTGCTGAAGGATTCATTCATAGAGAAGGAAGATACACGGCATACGAGTTTGGAGAAAAGTGTTTCAATGAACTACTCAATAGGGGTTTGATCCAACCTGGGGAGTCAGATATCTATCGCGAAGTGAAGAGTTGTCGAGTTCATGACACAATTCTTGATTTCGTCATATCCAAGTCTATAGAAGAGAACTTTGTTACTATACTTGGGGTTCCCACTCTGACAATTAGGAGCAAAAGCAAAGTTGTTCGTCGACTCTGTGTACAAGGTGTCGAGAAAGGAAATTCAGCAGTATTGATAGAAGATCTCGTGTTTTCCCATGTCCGATCACTTACTATGGTTAGGGGTCTGTTGGAAATCCCTTCTTTGGAGGAGTTCAGACATCTACATGTTCTTGACTTGATGGGTTGCTTCGAATGGGAAGATCATCATCTTGAAAATATAGTGAGGTTGTTCCAGCTGAGGTACCTGAACCTCCAAGGTACAAGAATAAGCAAGCTCCCGGAACAAATCGGGCGTTTAGGGTGCTTAGAGATTCTTGACCTAAGACGCACTCATGTAAGGGAATTGCCTGCATCAGTTGTTAATCTCAGAAAATTGATGCATCTACTTGTTGAGGGTCATGTTAAATTTCCTGATGGGATTGCAAAGATGCAAGCATTAGAGACGTTGAAAGATGTCGATGCCTCCATTCAGCCATTAGACTTCCTGTGCGGCCTTGGTCAACTAATGAATTTGAGGAATCTGCGGATTCACCTTGATTTTGAAGTTGATCCTGACACTGAGGATAGAAATATGGTTGGGGAGGAGCACGAGAAAGCTCTTGTCTCCTCCCTGTGTAAGCTAGGCACCCAGAATCTCGGCTCCCTGACTATTTATGGATGGGGCAACCTCTTACATGAGGAATCTTTGTGCCTGCCTACCCTCAAGGACCTTACTATCAGTGGTCTTCCGGCCTCCTGGCAGGTTTCGACATGTATGGGCTCCCTCAGAAATCTCCAACGGCTATGCCTTTCTGTTGAGGTGCTCAAGCAGGGCGACCTCTGCACCCTTGGGGCTTTACCCAGTCTGCTCGTTCTGTATCTGGTGGGAAAAACAGAGTCAAACGGAAAGCTCAGAATCACTGGTGGAGTTGGGTTCCGATTCTTGAAGATTTTTATTTATGATGCATATTCTAAACCAGTAGATCTGATGTTTGGGACAGGGTCCATGCCAAAGCTTGAAAAACTCGACCTTATTGGGTTTCGCATGGTTGAAGCTAACACTCTCGGCTTTGGAATTGAGAACCTCCCTTGCCTCACCAGTGTCGAATGCATTTGGTTTAAGGGTGATGATGGCATTGTTGAAGCCGTGAAGAGTGCCATGGAGAGAGCAGCCAGCAGACATCCCAACCACCCTAGTCTATTCTTTTTAAAGAGCAGCATGGCCAGGCGATTCTGA